The Castanea sativa cultivar Marrone di Chiusa Pesio chromosome 11, ASM4071231v1 genome contains a region encoding:
- the LOC142616773 gene encoding uncharacterized protein LOC142616773 encodes MVPSNDRGGGLALLWKKEVDVWVDSFSNYHIDSIVHSGLENAWRLIGFYGEPDTNHRSEGWDMLRMLSSKPKLPWCCLGDFNELLEVGDKRCGAPRAHSLMQNFREVLDHCGFVDLGFSGPKFTWHGRRRGEWIWERLDMGVANYEWLTSFPTGRVRHLNCFTSDHRPILLYLDDNGEQQKWRKKPFRFESMWISDPECKEVKEKLWHVEEVSARSGDYEEDLDNVLDGVNVVVTDNMSRA; translated from the exons ATGGTTCCTAGTAACGATAGGGGTGGTGGTTTAGCTCTTTTGTGGAAGAAAGAGGTGGATGTGTGGGTGGATAGTTTTTCGAACTACCATATTGATTCTATTGTGCATAGTGGTTTGGAGAATGCTTGGAGATTGATTGGTTTCTATGGGGAGCCTGATACAAATCATAGAAGTGAAGGTTGGGATATGCTAAGAATGCTTAGCTCAAAGCCGAAGCTTCCTTGGTGCTGTTTGGGTGATTTTAATGAACTTTTGGAGGTGGGAGATAAGAGATGTGGGGCTCCACGGGCTCATTCTTTGATGCAAAACTTTAGAGAAGTATTGGACCATTGTGGGTTTGTTGACCTAGGCTTTTCGGGACCGAAGTTTACTTGGCATGGGAGGAGAAGGGGAGAATGGATTTGGGAAAGGTTGGATATGGGTGTTGCAAATTATGAATGGTTAACTTCTTTTCCCACAGGTAGGGTGAGACACTTAAATTGCTTTACCTCAGACCATAGGCCGATTCTTCTTTATTTGGATGATAATGGTGAGCAACAAAAATGGCGTAAGAAGCCTTTCCGGTTTGAATCTATGTGGATTTCTGATCCTGAATGTAAAGAG GTGAAGGAGAAATTGTGGCATGTTGAAGAGGTTTCGGCCAGATCTGGGGATTATGAGGAG GATTTAGATAATGTGTTGGATGGGGTGAATGTTGTAGTAACTGATAATATGAGCAGAGCTTAA